The following proteins are co-located in the Streptomyces sp. DT2A-34 genome:
- a CDS encoding ABC-2 family transporter protein, with product MAAVLHGWRAARVTPLGELHTPPRMTAVLLRLTVQVVLVASLWRGLYAQTGTTAGLSREQAVTYAVLAVLASRLRELDQSAGRDMVLQHMHFGTIVYWYLRPLPPQRYYALRALGEQLYGLAWALAGYLVCLAAGVVEPPKSAAVAGVFVVSMLLGQWVLYYVMLVLDQLCFFTIRNNSAMLILIFAQNLLSGVYAPLWFFPDWFITLSGFLPFQATLSVPLSIYVGRIGLADAGAQLAIQAAWVVVLALFTRWVWRRAARRVISQGG from the coding sequence ATGGCCGCCGTACTGCACGGCTGGCGCGCCGCCCGCGTCACCCCGCTCGGCGAGCTGCACACGCCGCCCCGGATGACCGCCGTCCTGCTCCGGCTGACCGTCCAGGTGGTCCTGGTGGCCTCACTGTGGCGCGGCCTGTACGCGCAGACCGGCACCACCGCCGGCCTGAGCCGCGAGCAGGCGGTCACCTACGCCGTCCTGGCCGTACTCGCCTCCCGGCTGCGGGAGTTGGACCAGTCCGCAGGCCGGGACATGGTGCTGCAGCACATGCACTTCGGCACGATCGTCTACTGGTACCTGCGCCCGCTGCCGCCCCAGCGCTACTACGCCCTGCGCGCCCTCGGCGAGCAGCTCTACGGGCTGGCATGGGCACTCGCCGGATACCTGGTCTGCCTGGCCGCCGGAGTCGTCGAGCCCCCCAAGTCGGCAGCCGTGGCAGGGGTGTTCGTGGTGAGCATGCTGCTCGGCCAGTGGGTGCTGTACTACGTGATGCTCGTCCTCGACCAGCTGTGCTTCTTCACCATCCGCAACAACTCCGCGATGCTGATCCTGATCTTCGCGCAGAACCTGCTGTCCGGGGTGTACGCCCCGCTGTGGTTCTTCCCGGACTGGTTCATCACGCTGAGCGGCTTCCTGCCGTTCCAGGCGACGCTGAGCGTGCCGCTGTCGATCTACGTCGGCCGGATCGGACTGGCCGACGCGGGCGCCCAGTTGGCCATTCAGGCCGCCTGGGTGGTCGTGCTGGCGTTGTTCACCCGGTGGGTGTGGCGGCGGGCCGCGCGGCGCGTGATCTCTCAGGGAGGCTGA
- a CDS encoding ABC transporter permease yields the protein MKSVRIVWRITLLNIRAAMEYRTEFLLNIAIGAIWQVSVIVFATVLLARFTGMGGWDSSDVLLIPAIRMLAHGLFVLLLGRMHFVGRQIQEGRIDVYLLRPMPVHRQVQLAYFPTNAIGDLTVAAGLMVGALSRSDLDWTAGRVSYLIAAIVGGMLLEAALFTVVSSACLRFPAADYWSRWLEELLGTFGSYPLNILPRAVGGFLTYALPLAFVAYLPTAVLTGHDDDIGVPYWLAAASPLLGIAGYLAARLVWRWSLRHYTGVNG from the coding sequence GTGAAGTCCGTGCGCATCGTGTGGCGCATCACGCTGCTCAACATCCGTGCCGCGATGGAGTACCGCACCGAGTTCCTGCTGAACATCGCGATCGGCGCGATCTGGCAGGTGTCGGTGATCGTGTTCGCGACGGTGCTGCTGGCGCGGTTCACCGGGATGGGCGGCTGGGACAGCTCGGACGTGCTGCTGATCCCGGCGATCCGGATGCTCGCGCACGGGCTGTTCGTGCTTCTGCTGGGGCGGATGCACTTCGTCGGCCGGCAGATCCAGGAGGGAAGGATCGACGTCTACCTGCTGCGCCCGATGCCGGTGCACCGGCAGGTCCAGCTCGCCTACTTCCCGACCAACGCGATCGGCGACCTCACGGTCGCGGCGGGCCTGATGGTGGGCGCGCTCAGCCGCAGCGACCTGGACTGGACGGCGGGCCGGGTGTCGTACCTGATCGCCGCGATCGTCGGCGGGATGCTGCTGGAGGCGGCCCTGTTCACGGTGGTGTCGAGTGCCTGCCTGCGCTTCCCGGCCGCCGACTACTGGAGCCGCTGGCTGGAGGAGTTGCTCGGCACGTTCGGCAGCTACCCGCTCAACATCCTCCCCCGAGCGGTGGGCGGCTTCCTGACGTACGCCCTTCCGCTCGCGTTCGTCGCCTACCTCCCGACGGCCGTCCTGACCGGCCACGACGACGACATCGGGGTGCCGTACTGGCTGGCGGCGGCGTCTCCGCTGCTCGGCATCGCCGGGTACCTGGCGGCACGGCTGGTGTGGCGCTGGAGCCTGAGGCACTACACGGGGGTGAACGGATGA
- a CDS encoding endo-1,4-beta-xylanase — translation MSPTPATPDTPPSARAHRRRRLLRPLPLAAVGALIASAAVALPQLSPEASAATTLRGYADGPLQNESAYTTVLDREFNSVTAENAMKWDALEPSRNSYNWAAADRLVNHAAAHNQGVRGHTLVWYAQLPSWLKNGNFSASELNTLLKKHIDTTVGRYKGKIYAWDVVNEAFNEDGSMRSSLWQDKLGTGHIANALRWANAADPSAKLYINDYNIEADNAKSDALYNLAKQLLAQGVPLHGIGFQSHFVVGQVPSSMKANLKRFSDLGLEVSVTELDIRIPLPASSAELAQQSTDYKTASENCLGVPRCANVTVWGLTDKYSWVPGTFSGYGAALPYNEGYGAKPAYTGLSNGLNPAA, via the coding sequence GTGTCCCCCACTCCCGCCACTCCCGACACTCCCCCCAGCGCCCGCGCCCACCGCCGCCGGCGCCTTCTCCGTCCCCTCCCCCTCGCCGCCGTGGGCGCCCTCATCGCCTCCGCGGCCGTCGCGCTCCCCCAGCTCAGCCCGGAGGCCTCGGCCGCGACGACCCTGCGCGGGTACGCCGACGGGCCGTTGCAGAACGAGTCGGCGTACACCACCGTCCTGGACCGGGAGTTCAACTCGGTGACGGCGGAGAACGCGATGAAGTGGGACGCGCTGGAGCCGAGCCGGAACAGCTACAACTGGGCGGCCGCCGACCGCCTGGTCAACCACGCCGCCGCGCACAACCAGGGCGTACGCGGCCACACGCTCGTCTGGTACGCGCAGCTGCCGTCCTGGCTGAAGAACGGCAACTTCTCCGCCTCCGAACTGAACACCCTGCTGAAGAAGCACATCGACACGACCGTCGGCCGCTACAAGGGCAAGATCTACGCCTGGGACGTCGTCAACGAGGCGTTCAACGAGGACGGCTCGATGCGGAGTTCGCTGTGGCAGGACAAGCTCGGCACCGGCCACATCGCCAACGCCCTGCGCTGGGCGAACGCCGCCGACCCGAGCGCCAAGCTGTACATCAACGACTACAACATCGAGGCGGACAACGCGAAGAGCGACGCCCTGTACAACCTGGCGAAGCAACTCCTCGCCCAAGGCGTCCCGTTGCACGGCATCGGATTCCAGTCCCACTTCGTCGTCGGCCAGGTGCCGAGCTCGATGAAGGCCAACCTCAAGCGCTTCTCGGACCTGGGCCTGGAGGTCTCGGTCACGGAACTCGACATCCGCATCCCCCTGCCCGCCTCTTCCGCCGAACTCGCCCAGCAGTCCACCGACTACAAGACGGCGAGCGAGAACTGCCTGGGCGTCCCGCGCTGCGCGAACGTCACCGTCTGGGGCCTGACCGACAAGTACTCCTGGGTGCCGGGGACTTTCAGCGGGTACGGGGCGGCACTCCCGTACAACGAGGGCTACGGGGCGAAGCCGGCCTACACGGGCCTGTCGAACGGACTCAATCCGGCGGCCTGA
- a CDS encoding jacalin-like lectin, translated as MRRLIGTLAAAALVVTGLTATAATPATAATSGSFNVLTYNIAGLPLGLGDSDPETNTPLIGQRLAPYDIVNVQEDFNYHASLYANDTHPYRTATSGGAGVGDGLNTLSDLAFEDFERVKWNNCTGTNCLTPKGFTLARVRLAEGVFVDLYNVHTNADADDAALAARRANVEQLSDFIQANSSGNAVIVMGDTNTRYTRTGDNIRTLAAENGLTDAWVRLVKGGTPPAAGSDALLCDATAPTNDCEVVDKVLYRGSKLLTLDATRYNNDWAKFLREDGEHLSDHFPHTVDFTYTLNSSLKASDFFGGPHGTAFNDADDLPTSVSPRTLTLRGSARLDAVSLTHDGGTALSHGGTGGTATSLTLASGEHLTAVKLTQGQKDGRTRIFSASFTTDKGRTLSAGTATSDSKTFTAPSGWQIVGFTGRSGDEIDKLGVLYAPIG; from the coding sequence ATGAGAAGACTGATCGGTACGCTCGCGGCGGCCGCGCTGGTCGTCACCGGACTCACCGCCACCGCGGCCACGCCCGCGACGGCCGCCACCTCGGGCTCCTTCAACGTCCTGACGTACAACATCGCGGGCCTCCCGCTCGGCCTCGGCGACAGCGACCCCGAGACGAACACGCCGCTGATCGGTCAGCGGCTGGCCCCGTACGACATCGTCAACGTCCAGGAGGACTTCAACTACCACGCCTCGCTGTACGCCAACGACACCCATCCCTACCGCACGGCGACCAGTGGCGGCGCCGGTGTCGGCGACGGGCTCAACACCCTCTCGGACCTCGCCTTCGAGGACTTCGAGCGGGTGAAGTGGAACAACTGCACCGGCACCAACTGCCTGACCCCGAAGGGCTTCACGCTGGCCCGGGTGCGCCTCGCCGAGGGCGTGTTCGTCGACCTCTACAACGTCCACACCAACGCCGACGCCGACGACGCCGCGCTCGCCGCCCGCCGCGCCAACGTCGAGCAGCTGTCGGACTTCATCCAGGCCAACTCCTCCGGCAACGCGGTGATCGTCATGGGCGACACCAACACCCGCTACACCCGCACCGGCGACAACATCCGCACGCTGGCCGCCGAGAACGGCCTGACCGACGCGTGGGTGCGGCTGGTCAAGGGCGGCACACCTCCGGCGGCCGGGAGCGACGCGCTGCTCTGCGACGCGACGGCCCCGACCAACGACTGCGAGGTCGTCGACAAGGTCCTGTACCGCGGCAGCAAGCTGCTCACCCTCGACGCCACCCGCTACAACAACGACTGGGCGAAATTCCTCCGCGAGGACGGCGAGCACCTCTCCGACCACTTCCCGCACACGGTCGACTTCACCTACACCCTCAACTCCTCCCTGAAGGCGAGCGACTTCTTCGGCGGCCCCCACGGCACCGCCTTCAACGACGCGGACGACCTGCCGACGTCGGTGTCCCCGCGCACCCTGACCCTGCGCGGCAGCGCCCGCCTGGACGCGGTGTCCCTGACGCACGACGGCGGCACAGCCCTCAGCCACGGCGGCACGGGAGGCACGGCGACGTCCCTGACCCTGGCTTCCGGCGAGCACCTCACCGCCGTAAAGCTGACACAGGGCCAGAAGGACGGTCGTACGCGGATCTTCTCGGCGTCGTTCACGACGGACAAGGGCCGCACGCTGTCCGCCGGGACGGCGACATCGGACAGCAAGACCTTCACGGCACCCTCCGGTTGGCAGATCGTCGGGTTCACGGGTCGGTCGGGCGACGAGATCGACAAGCTGGGGGTGCTGTACGCGCCGATCGGCTGA
- a CDS encoding TetR-like C-terminal domain-containing protein, with protein MARAGLTADRLAAAAAELADEIGFEKVSLSALARQFGVKDASLYSHVKNLQDLRTRVALLAGGEMIDRIAAAVAGRAGKDALAAFADAYRQYALQHPGRYAATQTQVDQALVADSPAMRRTAEITYGMLRAYGLEEPDLTDAVRLLRSTFHGYCALESTGAFGAPRAVQESWERAVDALHVALVNWPRHERDRRPPQLSP; from the coding sequence ATGGCCCGCGCAGGACTCACCGCCGACCGCCTCGCCGCGGCCGCGGCCGAACTCGCCGACGAGATCGGGTTCGAGAAGGTCAGCCTGTCCGCGCTGGCCCGGCAGTTCGGGGTGAAGGACGCGAGCCTGTACTCGCACGTCAAGAATCTCCAGGACCTGCGCACACGGGTCGCGTTGCTGGCCGGCGGCGAGATGATCGACCGGATCGCCGCCGCCGTCGCCGGACGCGCCGGCAAGGACGCGCTCGCCGCCTTCGCGGACGCCTACCGGCAGTACGCGCTCCAGCACCCGGGCCGATACGCCGCCACCCAGACGCAGGTCGACCAGGCTCTCGTCGCCGACTCCCCCGCCATGCGCCGCACCGCCGAGATCACCTACGGCATGCTCCGCGCCTACGGCCTCGAAGAGCCGGACCTCACCGACGCCGTCCGCCTGCTGCGCAGCACCTTCCACGGCTACTGCGCCCTGGAGTCCACCGGCGCGTTCGGCGCCCCCCGGGCCGTACAGGAGTCCTGGGAGCGCGCCGTCGACGCCCTGCACGTGGCGCTGGTGAACTGGCCGCGGCACGAGCGCGACCGGCGCCCGCCCCAGTTGTCACCCTGA
- a CDS encoding trypsin-like serine protease, translated as MSAIRATAVTAAACAAVLATALPSSAINSYNATPAPERTEVGALVATWDNDGDPATPDRVDWVCSGTMIDADTFLTAAHCTTDWPDNVQFYVSLDQDVQAGLDAAAKKYPGDPAAQARAVAVQGTAHSHPDYPGPASDTHDISVIELPATKVKARWTFTPATLPTANQLGALGPRGLNATDWFVAGYGTQEAVNGPGGQTHPGGGVRMKAPVTFDALNNSWARLAMTAPQGNGGACYGDSGGPNFAVIGGKNVLAATTITGDTPCYATNVTYRLDTPGARAFLSPFVKLP; from the coding sequence TTGTCAGCCATACGCGCCACCGCCGTCACCGCGGCGGCCTGTGCGGCCGTGCTCGCCACGGCGCTGCCGTCCTCGGCCATCAACTCGTACAACGCGACGCCCGCCCCCGAACGCACCGAGGTCGGCGCGCTCGTGGCCACCTGGGACAACGACGGCGATCCCGCGACCCCGGACCGGGTCGACTGGGTCTGCTCCGGCACCATGATCGACGCGGACACCTTCCTGACCGCCGCGCACTGCACCACCGACTGGCCCGACAACGTGCAGTTCTACGTGTCGCTGGACCAGGACGTGCAGGCCGGCCTCGACGCCGCCGCCAAGAAGTACCCCGGCGACCCGGCCGCCCAGGCGAGGGCCGTCGCCGTCCAGGGCACCGCCCACAGCCACCCCGACTACCCGGGGCCCGCGTCCGACACCCATGACATCTCGGTGATCGAACTGCCCGCCACGAAGGTCAAGGCCCGCTGGACGTTCACCCCGGCCACCCTGCCCACCGCGAACCAACTCGGCGCGCTCGGACCGCGGGGCCTGAACGCCACCGACTGGTTCGTCGCCGGATACGGCACCCAGGAGGCCGTCAACGGACCCGGCGGACAGACCCACCCCGGCGGCGGCGTCCGGATGAAGGCGCCCGTCACCTTCGACGCCCTCAACAACTCCTGGGCACGCCTGGCGATGACCGCACCGCAGGGCAACGGCGGTGCCTGCTACGGCGACTCGGGCGGCCCCAACTTCGCGGTGATCGGCGGAAAGAACGTCCTGGCCGCCACCACGATCACCGGTGACACCCCGTGCTACGCGACGAACGTGACGTACCGCCTGGACACCCCGGGCGCCCGCGCCTTCCTGTCGCCGTTCGTGAAACTCCCGTAA
- a CDS encoding NUDIX hydrolase, whose amino-acid sequence MDIPGDRRLAAAVVMDDKQRVLLVRRSEKERFLPRVWGVPCGKLEPGESPEDGALRELKEETGLLGEIVRKVGESSFLSDYRGHEIKNWQDNFLVRPLSASVTLPEPDQDARWLGRSELTSVEIDAYNLDIVSQAFTES is encoded by the coding sequence ATGGACATCCCCGGCGACAGGCGACTGGCGGCCGCCGTCGTGATGGACGACAAGCAGCGGGTGCTTCTGGTGCGCCGCAGCGAGAAGGAGCGGTTCCTGCCGCGGGTGTGGGGGGTTCCCTGCGGGAAGCTGGAGCCCGGTGAGAGTCCCGAGGACGGCGCCCTGCGGGAGCTGAAGGAAGAGACCGGACTCCTCGGCGAAATCGTCCGCAAGGTCGGCGAGTCGTCCTTCCTCAGCGACTACCGGGGGCACGAGATCAAGAACTGGCAGGACAACTTCCTGGTCAGGCCGTTGTCCGCGAGCGTCACCCTCCCCGAGCCGGATCAGGACGCGCGGTGGCTCGGCCGGTCCGAGCTGACCAGCGTGGAGATCGACGCGTACAACCTCGACATCGTGAGCCAGGCCTTCACCGAGTCCTGA
- a CDS encoding isocitrate lyase/phosphoenolpyruvate mutase family protein, producing MSVFADLHRGDEPLLLPNAWDHASATALAAQGFRAIGTTSLGVAAAAGLADGASATRDETLRLALALGSQPYLLSVDAEDGYSEDPDEVAEFARELACVGAVGINLEDRLGSVALHAAKIAAVKSAAPDLFVNARTDTCWLGDGDGDGDGEETTARADAYQRAGADGVFVPGLTDPADIAALVERLHAPLNILYTPTGPTVPHLADLGVRRVSLGSLLYRRALGAALEAAAEIRAGRAPHGATPSYDEVDALSRRGDLTHSDGP from the coding sequence GTGAGCGTGTTCGCCGACCTCCACCGAGGAGACGAGCCCCTCCTCCTCCCCAACGCCTGGGACCACGCCTCCGCGACGGCCCTCGCCGCTCAGGGCTTCCGGGCGATCGGGACGACGAGCCTCGGCGTGGCCGCGGCCGCCGGGCTGGCCGACGGGGCGTCGGCGACCCGTGACGAGACCCTCCGGCTCGCCCTGGCTCTCGGCTCGCAGCCGTACCTGCTCTCCGTCGACGCGGAGGACGGATACAGCGAGGACCCCGACGAGGTGGCGGAGTTCGCCCGGGAGCTGGCGTGCGTCGGAGCCGTTGGCATCAACCTGGAGGACCGCCTCGGCTCCGTCGCACTGCACGCCGCGAAGATCGCGGCCGTCAAGTCGGCGGCACCGGACCTCTTCGTCAACGCCCGCACGGACACCTGCTGGCTGGGCGACGGCGACGGCGACGGCGACGGCGAAGAGACGACGGCCCGCGCCGACGCCTACCAACGGGCGGGCGCGGACGGGGTGTTCGTCCCCGGACTCACCGACCCCGCGGACATCGCCGCCCTGGTCGAGCGCCTCCACGCCCCCCTCAACATCCTCTACACCCCGACCGGCCCCACCGTCCCCCACCTCGCAGACCTCGGCGTCCGGCGCGTCAGCCTCGGCTCGCTGCTCTACCGGCGGGCGCTGGGCGCGGCACTGGAGGCGGCCGCGGAAATCCGGGCGGGCCGGGCGCCGCACGGGGCCACTCCGTCCTACGACGAGGTGGACGCGCTCAGCCGCCGGGGCGACCTGACTCACAGCGACGGACCGTAG
- a CDS encoding DUF2264 domain-containing protein — protein MHLPPDDRTRSPHTGYTRAHWEAAADALLAAVEPYATEDRALYHFPGDRASWSGRLSDGLEGYARTLLLAAFRRDETALQRYADGLAAGVSGVWPRIGDRSQPLVEAASIALALRLTRPLLWDRLDDSVRQRAAAWLGDALTAEAWPCNWELFPVTVGGFLQEIGYEAEESRKAIDRGLERIEEWYVGGGWYTDGDGRKFDYYNGWAMHLYPVLHAWLAQDERLSELYGGRLSRHLEDYARLFGADGAPMHQGRSLTYRFATTAPLWLGALTGRTPLTPGETRRLASGALKYFLERGAVNAAGLLTLGWHGPDEAVLQGYSGPASPYWASKAFLGLLLPPDHEVWTATEEPAPSEGANALTPIAAPNWLLQSTSSDGLVRLHNHGSEDVRYDPYYTRLAYSTVTTPSPSHDNSVIVGDDPSRTDIVPLGVGEGWAASRHSVGDGIRVSSVVLAEGAVEVRVHRVAGAAPGTAVRVTGWAAGEGFEAELVPVSGLLSDSEPTAPTAPTAPTAPMVLPGLTGVTGDGPTVFVALARLTAEPDPLPLQELVSVDVAEAGAIHVRWSAGREVRVRLDENGAGVTPS, from the coding sequence ATGCACCTGCCCCCCGACGACCGCACCCGCAGCCCGCACACCGGCTACACCCGCGCCCACTGGGAGGCGGCCGCCGACGCCCTGCTCGCGGCGGTCGAGCCGTACGCCACCGAGGACCGAGCCCTCTACCACTTCCCCGGCGACCGCGCGAGCTGGTCGGGCCGCCTCTCCGACGGCCTGGAGGGCTACGCCCGTACGCTGCTGCTGGCAGCCTTCCGCCGCGACGAGACGGCGTTGCAGCGGTACGCCGACGGACTCGCGGCCGGTGTCTCGGGGGTCTGGCCCCGCATCGGGGACCGCAGCCAGCCCCTCGTCGAGGCGGCGTCGATCGCGCTCGCGCTGCGGCTGACGCGCCCGCTGCTGTGGGACCGGCTCGACGACTCGGTGCGGCAGCGGGCGGCGGCCTGGCTCGGGGACGCGCTGACCGCCGAAGCCTGGCCCTGCAACTGGGAGCTGTTCCCGGTGACGGTGGGCGGCTTCCTCCAGGAGATCGGATACGAGGCCGAGGAGTCGCGCAAGGCGATCGACCGCGGACTGGAGCGCATCGAGGAGTGGTACGTCGGCGGCGGCTGGTACACGGACGGCGACGGCCGGAAGTTCGACTACTACAACGGCTGGGCGATGCACCTGTACCCGGTGCTGCACGCCTGGCTGGCGCAGGACGAGCGGCTGTCGGAGCTGTACGGCGGCCGGCTCTCCCGTCACCTGGAGGACTACGCCCGCCTGTTCGGCGCCGACGGCGCCCCCATGCACCAGGGCCGCTCCCTGACCTACCGTTTCGCGACCACGGCCCCGCTGTGGCTCGGCGCCCTGACGGGCCGTACGCCTCTCACGCCGGGGGAGACCAGGCGGCTGGCCTCCGGCGCGCTGAAGTACTTCCTGGAGCGGGGCGCGGTCAACGCGGCCGGCCTGCTGACCCTCGGCTGGCACGGCCCCGACGAGGCTGTCCTGCAAGGCTATTCGGGCCCGGCGTCCCCGTACTGGGCGAGCAAGGCCTTCCTCGGCCTGCTCCTGCCGCCGGACCACGAGGTCTGGACGGCGACGGAGGAACCCGCCCCGTCCGAGGGCGCGAACGCGCTCACGCCGATCGCCGCCCCCAACTGGCTGCTGCAGTCCACGAGTTCGGACGGCCTGGTCCGCCTTCACAACCACGGCAGCGAGGACGTCCGCTACGACCCGTACTACACGCGCCTCGCCTACTCGACGGTGACGACGCCCTCGCCGTCGCACGACAACAGCGTGATCGTCGGCGACGACCCGAGCCGTACCGACATCGTGCCGCTGGGGGTGGGGGAGGGCTGGGCGGCCTCCCGGCACTCGGTCGGCGACGGGATCCGGGTGAGCAGTGTGGTGCTGGCCGAGGGCGCGGTGGAGGTGCGCGTCCACCGGGTCGCGGGCGCGGCTCCCGGGACGGCGGTGCGGGTGACGGGGTGGGCGGCGGGGGAGGGCTTCGAGGCGGAACTCGTGCCTGTGTCCGGCCTGTTGAGCGACTCCGAGCCGACGGCTCCGACGGCTCCGACGGCTCCGACGGCTCCTATGGTTCTGCCGGGTCTGACCGGAGTGACGGGGGACGGGCCCACCGTGTTCGTCGCCCTCGCCCGCCTCACCGCCGAGCCGGACCCCCTGCCGCTTCAGGAGCTGGTATCCGTGGACGTGGCAGAGGCCGGCGCGATTCACGTCCGCTGGAGCGCGGGCCGCGAGGTGCGGGTCCGGCTGGATGAGAACGGGGCGGGCGTCACGCCCTCCTGA